From Phragmites australis chromosome 5, lpPhrAust1.1, whole genome shotgun sequence, a single genomic window includes:
- the LOC133919524 gene encoding protein OXIDATIVE STRESS 3-like, whose amino-acid sequence MEPYFLFHRGVPEAVREEEEDIGSPSESESLSTSRDSAGSSSELDDDASSSGSDHHRRFEMSSLMTQLPLKRGLSRFFDGKSQSFASLAAVGSLEDLAKPLRKRPKPSRCCGGGLDAHRGRLLSPRRHCTKAAAGAGSKKVVATHSVLGAAPRRPPLAMPARPEGVAGKVLVVN is encoded by the coding sequence ATGGAGCCGTACTTCCTGTTCCACCGGGGTGTGCCCGAGGCCgtgcgcgaggaggaggaggacatcggCTCGCCGTCGGAGTCCGAGTCGCTGTCCACGTCGAGGGACTCCGCGGGCTCGTCGTCCGAACTGGACGACGACGCAAGCTCCTCCGGCTCGGACCACCACCGCCGCTTCGAGATGTCCTCCCTCATGACGCAGCTCCCCTTGAAGAGGGGGCTGTCCAGGTTCTTCGACGGCAAGTCGCAGTCGTTCGCCTCGCTGGCTGCGGTGGGTTCCCTGGAGGACCTGGCCAAGCCGCTCAGGAAGCGCCCCAAGCCGTCGCGTTGCTGCGGCGGGGGCCTCGACGCGCACCGCGGCCGCTTACTCTCGCCGCGCCGGCATTGCACcaaggccgccgccggcgcaggCTCCAAGAAGGTGGTCGCGACACACTCGGTGCTCGGCGCCGCGCCGAGAAGGCCGCCGCTGGCCATGCCGGCAAGGCCGGAGGGCGTGGCCGGCAAGGTTCTGGTCGTTAATTAA
- the LOC133919525 gene encoding histone H4, whose translation MSGRGKGGKGLGKGGAKRHRKVLRDNIQGITKPAIRRLARRGGVKRISGLIYEETRGVLKIFLENVIRDAVTYTEHARRKTVTAMDVVYALKRQGRTLYGFGG comes from the coding sequence ATGTCTGGGCGCGGCAAGGGTGGCAAGGGGCTCGGCAAGGGCGGGGCAAAGCGCCACCGCAAGGTGCTCCGCGACAACATCCAGGGGATCACGAAGCCGGCGATCCGGAGGCTGGCGAGGAGGGGAGGCGTGAAGCGTATCTCCGGGCTCATCTACGAGGAGACCCGCGGCGTGCTCAAGATCTTCCTCGAGAACGTTATCCGCGACGCCGTCACCTACACCGAGCACGCCCGCCGCAAGACCGTCACCGCCATGGACGTCGTCTACGCGCTCAAGCGCCAGGGACGCACCCTCTACGGATTCGGCGGCTGA
- the LOC133919527 gene encoding uncharacterized protein LOC133919527 → MYKVGTGDVFPPYTHVRQVKSTHQSALRASREFARDCDSSFWQVPINTACDSSRPALVYSRFALHLHRISTLVSYSFGAPWNGDWETRRLRRRAGCRRPQTYDATTATCRPPGHQYSNISSRHNKSARREFDQPISSLVQRRNHEQTTIATSTKTLSYRLENILQAVRKERRGNKQMSL, encoded by the exons ATGTACAAGGTAGGTACAGGAGACGTATTTCCACCGTATACTCACGTCAGGCAGGTAAAATCGACTCATCAGTCAGCGCTGCGCGCATCGCGAGAGTTCGCGCGAGACTGCGACTCCTCGTTTTGGCAAGTTCCCATCAATACTGCCTGCGACTCCTCGCGGCCCGCGCTCGTCTATTCTCGTTTTGCATTGCATCTGCATCGCATCTCGACTCTCGTCTCGTACTCGTTTGGGGCCCCGTGGAACGGCGACTGGGAGACTCGAAGACTGCGCCGCCGCGCCGGCTGCCGGCGACCACAGACGTACGACGCTACCACGGCAACATGCCGGCCGCCGGGACACCAATACTCCAATATTTCATCACGT CACAACAAGTCAGCAAGGAGGGAGTTCGATCAGCCAATCTCATCTCTCGTGCAGCGTAGGAATCATGAACAAACCACTATAGCAACCAG CACAAAAACACTATCATATCGTCTAGAAAATATCCTTCAGGCagtgagaaaagaaagaagaggaaacaaACAGATGAGTTTATAG